The following coding sequences lie in one Methylotuvimicrobium alcaliphilum 20Z genomic window:
- the hflX gene encoding ribosome rescue GTPase HflX — translation MFERPNAGERAVLVHLTLHTSPEDLSELKELAKSAGADPVYVLTGSRQSPDSKYFIGTGKLEELKQAISEYSADIVLFNHPLSPSQERNLEKALEVRVVDRNGLILDIFAQRAQTFEGKLQVELAQLRHLSTRLIRGWTHLERQKGGIGLRGPGETQLETDRRLLGVRIKQIQRRLNKVAKQRHQGRSKRKKAEVPSVSLVGYTNAGKSTLFNTMTGAEIYAADQLFATLDPTLRQCVLPNNAEIVLADTVGFIRHLPHELVAAFRSTLQEASEANLLLHVIDANAEDRDETIAQVNQVLEDIEADEIRQLQIFNKIDLLPDIEPHIDRDDEGNVLRVWLSAETGAGIDLLYQVLAEIFASSKVRRQLSLLPTQGDVRAKLFRLGTVLEEEASDTGGWDLLVEIDKKHLGVLKSLDKLEA, via the coding sequence TTGTTTGAGCGTCCAAATGCCGGTGAACGGGCCGTGCTCGTTCACCTCACCTTACATACTTCACCCGAAGACCTTTCGGAACTGAAAGAATTGGCTAAATCGGCGGGCGCCGATCCTGTTTATGTGTTGACCGGCAGCCGGCAAAGTCCCGATTCGAAATATTTTATCGGTACCGGCAAGCTTGAGGAGCTCAAGCAGGCCATTAGCGAATATTCGGCCGATATCGTCTTATTTAATCATCCTTTGTCACCAAGCCAAGAGCGTAACCTTGAAAAAGCGTTGGAAGTTCGTGTGGTCGATCGCAATGGTTTGATCTTGGATATTTTTGCGCAGCGCGCGCAGACTTTCGAGGGCAAGCTTCAAGTCGAATTGGCTCAATTGCGGCATTTATCCACTCGCCTGATTCGCGGCTGGACGCATTTGGAGCGGCAAAAAGGCGGGATCGGCTTAAGGGGGCCCGGTGAAACGCAGCTCGAGACTGACCGCAGGCTTCTAGGGGTTCGGATTAAACAAATTCAACGTCGCTTGAATAAAGTTGCCAAACAGCGACATCAAGGGCGAAGTAAACGTAAAAAAGCCGAAGTTCCGTCGGTTTCGTTGGTCGGTTATACCAATGCGGGGAAGTCAACGCTATTCAATACGATGACCGGTGCGGAAATTTATGCGGCCGACCAGTTATTTGCGACGCTCGATCCGACTTTGCGCCAATGCGTATTGCCTAATAATGCCGAAATTGTTTTGGCCGATACCGTCGGATTTATTCGACATTTGCCTCATGAGTTGGTTGCCGCTTTCAGATCGACATTACAAGAAGCTAGCGAGGCAAATCTGCTTCTGCATGTGATTGATGCTAATGCCGAAGACCGCGATGAAACTATCGCCCAAGTTAATCAGGTTTTAGAGGATATCGAAGCGGATGAAATCAGACAGCTGCAAATATTTAATAAAATTGACCTCTTGCCGGATATTGAGCCGCATATCGACAGGGATGATGAAGGTAATGTTCTGAGAGTCTGGTTGTCGGCCGAAACCGGTGCGGGGATTGATTTGCTTTATCAGGTGTTAGCCGAAATTTTTGCTTCCAGCAAAGTGCGACGACAGCTCAGTCTTTTGCCAACTCAAGGCGACGTGCGAGCAAAGCTTTTCCGTTTAGGAACGGTCCTCGAGGAAGAAGCGAGCGATACGGGAGGATGGGATTTACTAGTCGAAATCGATAAAAAGCATTTGGGTGTTTTGAAATCGCTTGATAAGTTGGAGGCGTAG
- the hfq gene encoding RNA chaperone Hfq: MSKGQNLQDNFLNTLRKEHTPVSIFLVNGIKLQGRVDSFDQYVIMLKNTVSQMVYKHAISTIVPGKPVKITRENELIED, from the coding sequence ATGTCGAAAGGGCAAAATTTGCAGGATAATTTTTTAAATACACTCAGAAAAGAGCATACCCCTGTATCGATTTTTTTAGTGAACGGAATCAAGCTGCAAGGTCGTGTCGATTCGTTCGATCAATATGTCATTATGCTAAAAAACACGGTCAGCCAAATGGTTTATAAACATGCCATTTCAACGATCGTTCCAGGAAAACCCGTCAAAATAACCCGTGAAAACGAACTCATTGAAGATTAA